A stretch of DNA from Hirundo rustica isolate bHirRus1 chromosome 1, bHirRus1.pri.v3, whole genome shotgun sequence:
CAGCACACTTTGTGCAGCGTCTGCTTCTCTCTTTAGCTCTTGGTGGCAGAGCCTGCAAAACTTTAAGGTGCTGTGATTGATCCCTTGGCTCCTGAGAATTGCTCAGCACTTCAGAAGGTGTCTCCATAATGGATGGTGAAAGACCAAGACATCATCCAAGCTGTGGGCACAGAAAGCTTCCCAGACCTTGGGCTCAGCCCACCACCATCAGACATTTCCTGAAAAACAATGCtttcaatacaagttttttcccatttgaatCTGGATATAGAAATGACTGAGGGTCTGTCTGCATCAGCTCCTTTCCCTTGACACAGATAACAGTTCAGGTGCATTTACTTAATAGCCAGGAcacttctttgtcttttttctctcctccttttgtAAAACCAGCCTCAGGGCTGAACTGCTTTGTGTTGAGCTCAGAAGGACAGGGATGTACCCCCTAACTAGGCAGGAGAATTTATATACCCTACCTTCTTTTGCAAGCTGTAGCAAATAGCTTCCAAGGTCATTGACACTGTGGCTGGCAAAGTAGTTGTAATACTGAAAGACAGTGATGGTCTCAGAGGACATGCTGGAGTAGAGGACAGGCTCCGTCCGGTCCAGGATCTGAGACACCAGGATCCTGAAGACTGCAGGCAGCCATGGACAAAGGGACAGGTTAGTGAGAGCAAAAGCTGCAGGCAAAATTGCACATCCActtcaaaaccagaaagaaagaacCGCATCTGCAAGGCCAGGTACTTCCCGGTGTTTGTAAACATTGGGAACGTCGAAACATTGGTCTCGTTACCAGAGAATATCTTTGTAAGGATGAACCTCTGCCAGTTTACAGATGGCTAGTGCAGCTTCCTGTGCAATCAGTACAGCATCATTTCTACCTAAACAATATCCTGAATCGTAAACCCCTCTCCACATGCACTGCCTGTTACACCCCCACAGTGCCACTGAGGCAGGGGAGACGCACACAGAGGCAGGATTTGgctttgctatttttttaatgttcctgCATTAGTGTGGCATGCAGAAAACTAGCCTGAGGCACTGTCTGTGAGAGCTGTAGCatggagcaggaaggagaacAATGCCCTGTGGAGGCGTCCACAGTGCAGGTGGCCACACCCGGGCAAATCAGCCTCCATCCCCATTCTGTCCAAGGGAGAGCTAGTCAGTATAGCTGGAGTTTGAGGTGTGGTACATCCCATGCAAGATAAGAACCTGTGCTCAGACAAATTCACTTGAATGTGGAATAATTTCATCCCAGTGCGCTGTAATGGGGTGTGGGCATTATATAGATACACAAAATCAAGTGCAAGGATTCCTGATTCAGTGAATCACCTACAAATCTCTATTTGTGAAAAAACTTTCTTTCTGGTTAGCTCATAAAccttaaaacagtattttcttttctgctaaCCTcacctctatttttttttttttccattatttggGGCCAAAACTGTTTCAAGAGTTGCAGCATTAGTTTTCAAATGAGATCTTGGAACTGTGGCCAAACAGATCTCCAAGGGGTTGGAAAACAAAGCTCAGTACACAACTATTCTCTGTTTTGAGGGCTAACACATTTTTTGCAGCAGTTTGTACCTGTTTCTGCAAGTCCTGGACACTCCTCATTCACAGTGGCAGCAAAATTGATATCCAACTGCTTCATCATCTTGTCTGCAGAGGTGTGATACACTCCTGAAGGGCCAGTACACTTCATCCAGAAAGCCAGCAGTGACAGCTTCTTGTGGAAGTCTGGAATTGCTGGGGAAGACAAGATGAATGATGAAACAAAGCCATGCTGGAAGCATCAAAGAAGGTAAGAATGGAGGAAATTACCTTCCTTAAACAAAAGAAGGTAAGAACGGAGAAAATCTCACCCTATCTCACTGATAAAGAGTTACCTTTTGCTGGGTCTCCCTGAGCCATTACCTTCACAGAGTATGGCCATGGGCTCACCCCAGGTTTGTAAAATGTTTATTCTGTTTCCCATGGTAATGTGAGAAAATTTGCTCCTGATCCAGTTCTTGGCATTGAtgtctcttctttttaaatagcaCAAAATACTAGGGGAACATCACAAATGGTCTGCACAAGTTTGGCACTGCTCTATGGCTTCAAGTAAGTCACTGAACTTTTGCCTCAATTTTCTGATATAGTAAATACACCTTGTAGTATTTACCAATTCTGCCAGAGTGTACATGAGGGTTGACAAACTATGTGTTTGTCAAACTCTTCCAAGTATTAAAATAGATGCAAAAAGACAAATAACTAAGAAGTTCTCTACAGAGGtgactaaaaatgaaaatgttcaagAAGTTGTATTATGCCTCTGATATTGTAATGCAAACCCTGCCTTTCCTCGGGAAAGAAAGGTGGAAGAATAATTTGGGTCTTCAGAGGTGAAAGTATCCCCACCCCATAATACCAATGCCATTTGTCCATCTTCTGCTGGATAAGCTGTCCTTTCTCTTCTCACTTGCAAAATTCTGGATACCAGTGTGAGGACAGATGTAGGTGACACTGCCTGGCTGTGTTGACTGCTGCACCTGCTGGTGACCTGAGCCAGCCCTTCCTACAGCGGCAtctcctgcactgctggagaGCTCTGCACAGTGATTATTCCAGCAGACACACATGCCCAGGCAAATCCTTGTCAGAAGGCAAGCCCCTAAGCTGTTTCTTACCATCAGTAAGAGAGGTGATGTTTCCCAAGTTCTCAGTGCTGATCTCTGCAATATTCTCCATCACGAGGATCTGCCTGGACAGCTTGTCCAGGAGGTCTCTTGTCACAAAAGGTGTTTTACTGGAGAACACAATTTGCTGGTGAAGACAAATGGGAAGAGACAAAAAGGAGTCAttgaacaaaaaagaaacccagcctcaggaaaacaaacaaacaaacaaaaaacaacccctccAAAATACCCGATATGCAATGCCAAATTCATTGCCTGGAACCACAGGATCTCTTTAACGTAAAaaaattttttgtctttgggATATTTTTTGGTCCTAGTTGATATGCATCATTGCTTATATCTTCAATATCTACATTCAGATCCAGATGCCTGAGTATCCAAGCAGCCATTTGCATAAGTAATTTCTGATTTATACCCTCCACAAAGCTAAAGAAACCCATCACCCAGGCAAGAATACTAGTCTTTCACGCAACATAGGCTGCAGACTTTAGGACAACCCTAAAGTTGTCCACAAGTAGCCCTTTCTCCACTCCATTTCAGCTTTGATCAATTACTTAGGTacctttattaattttattagttAATTAATCCTTGCTAATACTCCCTACTGCAGATATCTGCATCTTCTTCAGCAGTCTACATAAATAATGCTTGTATCAAATCTGCTCTGTGTGTGGAGATGGTTCAGGTTCACCTCACTCAGCTGCATATTTACTGTGTACTCTTGTATTGAAACCAAAAGAACTCCCTTTTTCTCATGATTGTGAGTCAGCAGAGTTTCCAGCTCAGCACTAAGGGTGCTGGAATCAGGCTCACGCTCTATTGCTTCAATGAGCCTTTGGGAAAATGAAGCTAATTACATCTAAGATAGAAGAGCAAAATAATTGTGAAGAGGAAGTTGCAGCCTGTTTTGATTTGTTAGGAAAACCCTGGTGACCTCACTTACTGGTTGTTTAAATTTGCATTTGCTGTGCACGGGctctgaaaaaaacctacaGAAAAAACTCTCGAGTTGTGAGCATGAAGTGATAATTCTGATGTCCCAGGGAGGCTGTCTCATGCTGCCTTCACTGAGCCTTTTGCAGACAGAATCTCTCTGCCTCGTGCAAAAATTCGTCCCTGCTCTTGAATGCTGCAAGCTCACCTGGGGCTCAGTTAAACAGTGGAGACAGGGTTTTACCTCTGAAGACAGGGCTGCTTTAATTGGGAACTGACTCCAGTGAGGACCCCCTAGCAAAGCCAGCAGGGGTTTGTAACCCAGAGCAGGGGATGCCCCTGTCCCCCACTGCCCTGCCCCTCGGCCCCATAGTTCACATATCAAGTCTGCTCTGAAATGGGCCAGGATGGAAACGACGGAGGCACTTCTGGCTGGGGTGAGGGTGTCACCATGCCAGCCCAGCACGGCGTCTGTCCCAGCCCAGCGCTCCCACTGCCTCGCAGGAGCAGCGCTGACCTTGCCAGCCTGCTTGTACCCATGCTGCAGGCGGGAAGGATTCTAAGATAAATGCCCCAAACGAGGTGGGCCCGGTACCTGAATGAGCTGGGTGCAGTACTGCAGGTGCTTAACTATGGTTATATCGAGGCTGTCGTTGCCTGTGGTCAGGGGCAGAGGGCTGCCAGCCACGCTGGTGCCCACGCCCGTGTCCTCGGTGAGAGCTTCACTCAGGTGGCCTCTGGCTTCTGGGTGCTCCGTCCTGtaactggggaggagggagggaggaggaggtcAGTGCAGGGccggcagctgcagcagcagcacacacacacacacacacaaacccccaCACCACCGCATGAGCAAAGAGCACGGCAGAAGAGCTGAAAGCACGCACAAACCCGGGGAGGAGCGCATCACATCACAcaggagcagcgctgccctggCTGCGTACGGGAGGGACGTACCCAGCTAGGGGACAGACCTGTGCCATGACTGGCTTGCCTTGAGTGATGTGATGCCCTCAACAGCAGGCTTAGTTACCCCACGGTTACTGTCCCTTGGTGATGACAACTTTCTCCCTTCTGTGATGAATCACCTGCCCAGTTGCTCTGGATTAAGCACCATGACAATTTGTACCTTCCCAAGCACTGAGCTGCTAAGAACAGCTCTGTGCTTCCAGAGCCCTTCTGCTGCCAAATGTAAGGGCCAttgcagaaggaaaggaaaaccaatGCCGAAGTAAAAGACATGACATTTTCATGTGTAGCTTTAGCCACGATGCGTACAGCTTACTCTGCCAATTGTTTCTGCAAGAGTGTAGAGCTAGTCTCactgtgttttaaataattatttccaatATTGTCTCACTGTACAAATGACCCTCCCTGTGTTTAAATGCAAAGCCTGAGGTCAGTCCCCCAGATGGCAAGTGTGTTTGGCTGCAAGTTCAGAAGTTTCAACACTTGCAATCTTTACACTGAGTCACACACTTCCACGTCTAAAAATGGAAGTGGGAATCTGCACTGTCTGGGGATGAgccagaggggggaaaaagaaattttaatttctattttaactgGTTGAAGCTAGATCCTTAAATCGGCACAGACTGGACTGAGGTCAGAGTGCCAGTTTAGCAAGCAACACAAtttcccaaattttttttttttcccaccaagTCTTATTCTGGAATGAGGACATGAGATGATGGGAACTGCATGGTCGTTGCTTGTTGCACTCCAGTTGCTCTAAGCAAGCTGTGAGTAGTGTAGCTCCCTGGTTGAAAaatgcaggcagggagggaacggtgttcctttctttttttccagctctaGTGCCGCTTACGTGCCTGCTGGGCATCGTGTCAGCTCAAAGGATGCaaacatgcttttaaaatctaatgATTGAAGCACAGCATCTTAAAAGTCACACAACAATGGCAGGCCACGGCACAACACCacagcttttttgttttctctttttttttttttttttccgctttttgttttgctcagaAAGAccaaaaatgatgaaagaaggGCAGGTAACACGCAGGGCCATGAACAGAGTACCAGTCATCACTCTTACATTCCAAAGGCAACCTACATCATGCTGCTTAAATCTGGCCCTGTGTTATTGTTACTGACAAGCTTAATCCACTGCAAAGACTCATTCGGCTAGAGAGAAAAGAcaaagggaggggggaaaaaccaCAGAGGAATTAGTAATTACATCCAAGGAAAGCCAGGTCCAAACCTATGTCAAGGAAGAGGCTCTGCCAGTATTGATGTCAGCTTAATTTAATTTACCCTTCTCCTTTGGAGGACAGATTGCATATATTTgaacagagggaggaaaaatggTCCTGGAAACTAAAGATTTTGTGTGCAGCAGCCACGGGGAGCACTCTGACCCTAAAACCCATCAAGGATTAGTCAGTCTTCCTTGAATAAATTGTGCACCAGGATCCCCTGTTAGTGACAAAGAGCCAGGGTGTCAGTTTGGCGTAAGCGCAGCTGGCAGGTACTACAAACTTACCTATTCTTCTCAATCTCAGTATCTGAAAATACTGAGTCTGCACCTCCTCCACCATTACAAACCTCCACACCACCACCATCCTCATCATCAAAGTCAGAGGTGTTCAGGAAATCAAAGCTTTCTAAAGCACTTTCAACTGTTAGACTTAAACTGGAGGACCTGCTTCGGCTTACTGCTGGCTTGCACTGCAAAGGCAGAATGAACCAATGAAAACCCCAGATATTAGCTACTacaagaaagataaaaaaaaaaaaaaaaaaaagaaagataaagctTAAAACttcaaattcttcattttatttttaaaacttcattttattGGGTGTTTCATTTCAAGCCTTCATATTCATAGCATATACAATCAAAGCCTGAGAACTGGGAAAAAGCCTTTcactcctcctcccctcctcatgCTACCCACTCTCTTCCCCAAAGGAAAACCctcaaaagcaaaattcaaCGTGTTTTATAGAAATGAGAAGTACTTCTTGAATCCAAGTTTCACAGCTCTCGGCGTTTTCCAAAAGGAACGACGAGAATTAATGCAATGGAAGTTGAAAGGGGAAGGCACATTCCTTAATTGCTGTTCTAGCTACAGAAGCCAATTTATACATATCCAGTGGCACTACCTGATTTATCCCAGACATATCTCTTAGCAGACCTTAGCCAGGAATGAATTTGGTCCCATAGCCACACTTTTATTAAAGGAATGAGAGGAGTTTTGTGGCCTTTGAAGCCAAATGGATTATCAAGGAAAAATCAATAAGGCATCAGATTCCTAGGTGACAGAGAATGGCAGTATTGTAACTTAGAAATTAACAGTGCTAGAGAGAGGAGAAACCATCCCACCTCACTGCGGGgaagaaacacaaaggaaacCTTGCTGTTGCTGTAGGAAGTACCAAAGACCCTGGCCCCATGTGGCAATTCATCCACAAGCGGCCACAGAATTGCTTCCAGGATCATCCTGAAGAATCAAATGTAACTTGAAGGATCATCTCCATTGCTGGTGCAATGACTTCAACATCTTGCACTCCATGTGATTATTTGATCAGAAACAGGTGTGAGCCACTGATGCCATTACAGAAGCCACATCCTCCAGTCCCAAGCAGGAGCCATGACTTTGTCTCAGCTCACAGAAAAATGCGTTGGCCTCCGAGGAGTTGAGATTCAGCACCAGCTGCTCTTGAGCTGAAGGGAGTTGGAGTTCTATTTGCAATTTGTTTGCGCACAATACTAACGGTCATACATTTGCACTTAGGATGTTTGAGTCCTTAAACTGACTGTACAGTCATTAGCTGATCAAACACACCTCCCAACACATCTGTGATAAGGATGAGTGCTGTATCCTGCCTCTTGTGAGGCACCAATGGTTTCAGCTTCCATTTCCTTCAGGGCTGGGAAGTGCAGCTTCTTCAAGCAAACACAAACATGTGGGTCATATTCTCTGCTCAGCTAATATGGCCAAGAGAGGTTTCTTCAGCCACAGCTGGATTCCAACCCAACCTTTCTGCATGAGGAGCCCATGCAGCCCCTTTCTGAATGGTTGCTGGTGATGCTGAGTGTCAGCCTGCCAGCTGATCCATAGGTGACACCCAGACTTCCACAGAGCTGGAAGAGCCGTCCATCTTGAGTGTGCAGGAATCCTGTCTGCACATGTCCATCCTCTCTGTCCCCATCCTATGTCTCTCTGTAACTTCTGATCAAAGCAACCTAAATAAAGTCTCCACTGCCTCTTTGCCCTTTGGATAGTTGACTTCTTTGTACCAAGTAAGAAAATAATAGTAATGGTACCTCTGCCTGCTCACACCTCTCTAGGAATAAACAGTGCAAGGAACAGGGGCTGCAGGCTGTCAAAAAAAGCACTTAACTTGGGAAAGTACCATGCAGCTGAAAACACCAATGGAAATAAGGAGGTTAACCAAGTTTCTTTGTAAAAAGATAATGcagaagaataaattattcCCCGCTTCCTCCTCAGCCATGTTTTTGAATGATGAGGCTTAAATGACTAGCAGACCAACTTGCATATGAATATGAAGCATTTGAAATGATTATTTCCCATATAATACTGTTTGGGGAGTAACGTGTCACGAGTTGTGATTCATGGGGGAGATACAAGTAACAGTGATCCGCAGTAAACATATTAACAACGCACATGCAAACCCCTTCCGATTTTTAACCTTATTCTCTGCATCTTGATGTAACGACAGGATGTCTCTCTTTATGAAAGTGGatgagggaaaaaggaagaggcCCAGgtgacatggggacagcagCCCTCAGCGATACTCGTGCTTCTAAATCCCTTTGGCAATTTGGAAAATTCAGCTTCTACGGCTACAAGGCCTGATCCTCAGCTAGTGTAGTTTTGCACAGCTCCACGAAGTTCAGGGGTAGTATGCTAAAGTACACCCACTGAGGATGTGACTCATAGATTTCACAGGTAAAAGTTTGGCTATATTTGAACTCCAGTATGGCAAAAGCTATGGGTTCGCAAGTGGTGATTCACAAAGCGTTCAGAGAAGGGTGTAATTTAATTACCCTTCTGTCATAGcacctttttctctttccctcagGTTTTGATAAAAGATCTGTTGCCTGAGGACACAAGGCTATGATAACCACATTGCTGACACaagtttaaaaatgcaatattgCGAAAGGAtgctccaggcaggagcaaATCTACTGCTACCGGGGAATTCTACTATTCTCCAGAAAGCCTACTCTGATGTTTGCGAGGCAGGCCAGGAGATTCTACCTGCTCAGATTTTCTTTAGGgcagtattttctgaaaacGTACTCACTTTTAGGATGTCATCTAGATGCATCACTTCTTGATCCAGGTCCTGAAACTCTTTATACTGCTCTTTATGTGGCTCAAGAGCTAAGAGAAGCCCTTGCAAGGCTTCCTCAATGCTTCCATCAAGATAAGACTTATATCCTTCTGATTCCCCACTAATGGATCCCTCACACGGCAGCCTCTCTGGGGTCAGGGGTGTCTCTGCTGATGTAAGCCTTTTGACCAGCTGCTTCGTGATGTTGCCCTCATAGGTATCCAGCTCCACAGGCTTCAGTTCTGAACCTTCATCCGTGTCCTGcaggagggacacggggacgcTCACTTCTACAAAGACGCCATCGCTCCCAGCGTCAGAGATTTTTTGGCAAACTTCAGGAGCTGCCCTTGGGGTGTCCTTGTTCTCGGCCACCTCTCCGTGGGACGGCAGGTCCTTTGGCTCAGCAACAGAGTCTCTGCGGGAGTCGCTGCTGCTACAGTCCAGGCTTGAGCTCTGGGAGGACTCAAGGGCTCGGTGCTGGGTGGGGGTGGCAGTGATgtcagggctggagctgacatgagcAGATGAGGACTCTGCTGAGTTGGCAGGGGTCACGGCATCTTCGTAAGGCAGGTCACCAAAAGTGAAGGAGAGAGGCCGCTTCTCAGTGGCCGCTGTCCCATTTTCAAATACATCATCTGGCAAATTCGACTGAAAAGATAATagggagaaaatgtttttcatgcaGCACTGGAAAGAGGCTAGAAATACAGCACGTgcccaggaaagaaaaaggcaaggaaaatgaTTAAAGAAGCATTCAAGTCTtgagagatggaaaaaatatttcaaatcaaACTTCCACTTTCATCTGGCACAGCTCCTTAATTTCAGCATGAAAACTGCTGGAAAACCTGGGCTCAGCATCTCTCTGCTAAACAGAGAGCTCTAGGAAGTGATCTCCAGAAGAGGGACATGAATGCTGCTCACCCTACTATATTCTCTCAAACAGCATTTCCAGTGCACTGCTCGAGTTCCTGTACAATGGCTCCTCTTAATGGGATTGTACGTAAGCCACCTTGTCTGCATTTTCCCACTCATTACAGATTTCTGTACTACCTATTTCCTGACTTCTAAAGTAGCAATCTGTAAAATGTAACGCAGTTTGCTCCAAAAGTTTCTCTAGTGTCACGATGGTTAAATGGTGATGATACTATGCTATTTCTTTTTATCCCACGTCCTGCATGTGGAATGGATTTCTGGAACAATTGTTGAACAAGAGTTATACAGGAATCCTGTCCAGCATGAGTTTCTGCTGAAATGAGTCAGGAAAACTGATGGTATATTGAGCAGGACACTGATCATTTAGGAAGCAAAACCAGCTTATGCAGACTCCATACTTATCAGGGcagagatatatatatatgctaaGCTCTGATGGACATATGGGGAAAAATCACTGTAGGAGTCACAACTTGCCTATCTGACCTACAGACCTTGCTTTGTTATGTGGCCAGCTCATGGAAATGCATGGCACAGGTGGAAGGCAACTACTATTTTGCTGACAATTTGCTGGAAAGAACTGTAGGCGTTCACATGTTGCTAAGTTTAAGGTTTAAGTGTCCAAAACATGAATTTGTTTCTGGTATTATTAGCAGCTTTTTTCCCGTAAACATAATCACAGTCAATTATTattgataataataattattatcaatatttcttctttcccttgaCATGGGTATGCTTTTAACTTCTGAAAGTCACATTACTAGGCAAACGTAGAGCGTCAATCAGTGTAGCAGGTGATTTTTAAGAACACTGTTGACTtgttttcctgccctgctctctgcccaCAGATAGTTGACTTCTGATCATTATCTCTATAGAAACCAAGAGGAATTTTGATTTAATGCGAGGCTGCATGGGCTCACAGTTACGTCCTGCCCTCTAATCAGTCAGCAAAATGAGTGAGTTGCAACAGAGAGCAACACATGAAGCATGCGTGGGAATGGAAACGACACACAGGAACCGAAAAAATCCTTCACCAAATGAAAACCAGGACTCACATATAGCTCTAGTCCTGCTTTTGGGCTTAGCCTGAGCGATGGCAGGTCACTAAAAGAGCGACTGCGACGAAGCTTGTCAAAGAAAGTGTCTTGAAGAGCATCTAAGATTGTCAACTTTGGCCTGTCTTGCAAGGGATGCAGCCATTTCTTCAACAGTTAGAGCAAAGAGGGTGTGAGGAAGGGCAAGTTAAATGAATGCTTTGTAGCAGAGTATTAAATTACAGGCAGGGGATGCGGCACTTGTAAAGTTAATCTCTGTACAGATGGCCTGATTAAGCATTCAGAATTCGATTCATGCAAAATGTAGGAACACCCCGTGAATATCTTCAGTACAGGGGCAAATTTTATCACAGGATACTTAAAAATACTTGTGCTATAATGGTTGTTTAACTCCtgctgcaaaatgaaaacacattttttaaagattattcaAGTAGCACAGCAGTCAGGCAGGAAGGATAGGTATGCATTAATTGGCCACATAGTTTCAAAGATGCCAGGATCATAGTCACCTTCTTTTAGGATTAGTAGCTAGGAATGCACTTGCTTTATAAGTATTTGTAAGGGTAACCTGCTggaaccaggggaaaaaaaagcttagaCATGTAAAGCAATGAAATGTTTGCAGTGCTTGAACTGCTCTAAGGTTTCTCATTACATAAACACAAAGCCAAACAGAGCTTACAAAGAATGAGTGGTCCTTGAAGGTTGGTGTTTCAGGAGTGCCTTGGCTGTACATGGACATTCTCCTCTGGAGAGCAGATGCCTTGCTCACATTTCCTGTGGATGGGGTCAAGTCTTCAACATCAAAGGGACTACAGATACACAAGGAAGAGGGGAGAAAATAAGAAGTTGTTAGGCTGAGGAAGAGGGACTTTCAGGTCCATAGAAACCATTTTTGAAAGGGTGGTTTATTAGCACATCAAAACCCAGAGGTAGCAAGTTTTTAAACTGAagtgtttaaagaaaatgttgttaATTAGACAGCAGTCTCAGAAGTGTGGTTTTCAGTTCTGATAAAAGTGTTCCCCCAGAAATCATTTATGTAGTGTATTCTGATGTTATTCTTCTCACTTGAAAAGTATTCTTGGATTTGAGTTGCCAAGTGTCACACATACTAATGAGAAAGGTGCTCAACTATTAATAGAGCTGTTGCATTATAAGGGAAACTAGGAGCTGTTATTGCTAGCTTCATGTTTATTACATTACAAGAAACAACACACATGATTGTTAAAAGTTAAATGCATCAATGCTTCTTCAGAAATGACATTTACTTATTTCataaaaatgcagtaagaaTTGGGTTTGTATCCTAAGGCTACCAGCTCAGCTATGCTGACCAATGTGAATAGAAAACACCAAGAAATTTCCCATCACTCTTGTGGTGTATGAAGCCCTTAAAAGCCAGCTTTTCAAGATGGGCCAGCTCCTGAACTCTGCTATGCTAGTGTAAATCCATAAATCCATCACTGATTTTTACATtggtcttttaaaatattaaatatatttttatatatatatatatgagcaTTCAGTTATATTCCATTTTTAAGCTTTGAAGTAAGCTTTAGGAAATTCTGAGATC
This window harbors:
- the RIPOR2 gene encoding rho family-interacting cell polarization regulator 2 isoform X4, which encodes MQHSQEDLTAPGEEDDSFGEGISPRLPEIMSIGSHSFSPGGPNGIIRSQSFAGFSGLQERRSRCNSFIENSSALKKPQAKVKKMHNLGHKNSTTPKEPQPKRMEEVYRALKSGLNEYLEVHQAELDKLTTQLKDMKRNSRLGVLYDLDKQIKAVERYMRRLEFHISKVDELYEAYCIQRRLCDGASKMKQAFAMSPASKAARESLTEINRSYKEYTENMCTIEAELENLLGEFCIKMKGLAGFARLCPGDQYEIFMRYGRQRWKLKGKIEVNGKQSWDGEEMVFLPLIVGLISIKVTEVKGLATHILVGSVTCETKDLFAARPQVVAVDINDLGTVKLNLEITWYPFDVEDLTPSTGNVSKASALQRRMSMYSQGTPETPTFKDHSFFKWLHPLQDRPKLTILDALQDTFFDKLRRSRSFSDLPSLRLSPKAGLELYSNLPDDVFENGTAATEKRPLSFTFGDLPYEDAVTPANSAESSSAHVSSSPDITATPTQHRALESSQSSSLDCSSSDSRRDSVAEPKDLPSHGEVAENKDTPRAAPEVCQKISDAGSDGVFVEVSVPVSLLQDTDEGSELKPVELDTYEGNITKQLVKRLTSAETPLTPERLPCEGSISGESEGYKSYLDGSIEEALQGLLLALEPHKEQYKEFQDLDQEVMHLDDILKCKPAVSRSRSSSLSLTVESALESFDFLNTSDFDDEDGGGVEVCNGGGGADSVFSDTEIEKNSYRTEHPEARGHLSEALTEDTGVGTSVAGSPLPLTTGNDSLDITIVKHLQYCTQLIQQIVFSSKTPFVTRDLLDKLSRQILVMENIAEISTENLGNITSLTDAIPDFHKKLSLLAFWMKCTGPSGVYHTSADKMMKQLDINFAATVNEECPGLAETVFRILVSQILDRTEPVLYSSMSSETITVFQYYNYFASHSVNDLGSYLLQLAKEASVVQVLQSVKDGKLQQNVSKINSNNLPPQQEVLRALALLLNENRNEVSETVASLLTATAENRHFREKALIYYCEALTQPNLQLQKAACLALRYLKATESIKMLVTLCQSDNEEIRKVASETLLSLGEDGRLAYEQLDKFPREFVKVGSRRGTEAATAF
- the RIPOR2 gene encoding rho family-interacting cell polarization regulator 2 isoform X2 — encoded protein: MQHSQEDLTAPGEEDDSFGEGISPRLPEIMSIGSHSFSPGGPNGIIRSQSFAGFSGLQERRSRCNSFIENSSALKKPQAKVKKMHNLGHKNSTTPKEPQPKRMEEVYRALKSGLNEYLEVHQAELDKLTTQLKDMKRNSRLGVLYDLDKQIKAVERYMRRLEFHISKVDELYEAYCIQRRLCDGASKMKQAFAMSPASKAARESLTEINRSYKEYTENMCTIEAELENLLGEFCIKMKGLAGFARLCPGDQYEIFMRYGRQRWKLKGKIEVNGKQSWDGEEMVFLPLIVGLISIKVTEVKGLATHILVGSVTCETKDLFAARPQVVAVDINDLGTVKLNLEITWYPFDVEDLTPSTGNVSKASALQRRMSMYSQGTPETPTFKDHSFFSNLPDDVFENGTAATEKRPLSFTFGDLPYEDAVTPANSAESSSAHVSSSPDITATPTQHRALESSQSSSLDCSSSDSRRDSVAEPKDLPSHGEVAENKDTPRAAPEVCQKISDAGSDGVFVEVSVPVSLLQDTDEGSELKPVELDTYEGNITKQLVKRLTSAETPLTPERLPCEGSISGESEGYKSYLDGSIEEALQGLLLALEPHKEQYKEFQDLDQEVMHLDDILKCKPAVSRSRSSSLSLTVESALESFDFLNTSDFDDEDGGGVEVCNGGGGADSVFSDTEIEKNSYRTEHPEARGHLSEALTEDTGVGTSVAGSPLPLTTGNDSLDITIVKHLQYCTQLIQQIVFSSKTPFVTRDLLDKLSRQILVMENIAEISTENLGNITSLTDAIPDFHKKLSLLAFWMKCTGPSGVYHTSADKMMKQLDINFAATVNEECPGLAETVFRILVSQILDRTEPVLYSSMSSETITVFQYYNYFASHSVNDLGSYLLQLAKEASVVQVLQSVKDGKLQQNVSKINSNNLPPQQEVLRALALLLNENRNEVSETVASLLTATAENRHFREKALIYYCEALTQPNLQLQKAACLALRYLKATESIKMLVTLCQSDNEEIRKVASETLLSLGEDGRLAYEQLDKFPREFVKVGSRRGTEAATAF